A stretch of Triticum aestivum cultivar Chinese Spring chromosome 1D, IWGSC CS RefSeq v2.1, whole genome shotgun sequence DNA encodes these proteins:
- the LOC123171390 gene encoding F-box/LRR-repeat protein 13, with protein sequence MEEALAASAAASVAASAAAETAKEAALAASAAAKEPAAAAAVTATEAAVTASAAASNAKEAASVAATTGAAAAASAAMQASKKRKFHLHDDQDTPASDNRDDADERSVDHISRLPDAVLGSIVSLLATKEGARTQAISRRWRPLWRSAPLNLVVGRELINKTHKLVDLIPKILSQHRGPTRRFLLCFCIDDCYDRIGGWLSSQALDSLQELQLNPKHWFADRKKLYPLPPSAYRFSPTLRVAKFHGFHLPDLTGQPSLKFPVPGASDPGEGHHLGSRSPEHALGLRCLGKPRAQGKFGHWSPLHQLPNSEGSGLLR encoded by the coding sequence ATGGAGGAGGCGTTGGCCGCGTCTGCAGCGGCATCGGTGGCGGCCTCAGCTGCTGCGGAGACTGCCAAGGAGGCGGCGTTGGCGGCATCTGCTGCTGCGAAGGagccggctgcggcggcggctgtgactgcgacggaggcggcggtgacggCTTCGGCCGCGGCGTCAAATGCGAAGGAGGCAGCATCTGTGGCGGCGACTAcaggggccgccgccgccgcgtcggctGCGATGCAAGCTTCCAAGAAGCGTAAGTTCCATCTCCACGACGACCAAGATACACCAGCCAGTGACAACCGCGACGATGCTGATGAGAGGAGCGTGGATCACATCAGCCGCCTCCCGGACGCCGTCCTCGGTAGCATCGTCTCTCTTCTCGCCACCAAGGAAGGCGCCCGCACGCAGGCCATCTCCCGCCGGTGGCGTCCGCTCTGGCGCTCCGCTCCTCTGAACCTCGTGGTGGGCCGTGAGCTCATCAACAAGACCCACAAGCTCGTCGACCTGATCCCAAAGATCCTCTCCCAGCATCGTGGCCCCACGCGCCGCTTCCTGCTCTGCTTCTGCATCGACGACTGTTACGACAGGATCGGGGGCTGGCTTAGCTCCCAGGCCCTGGACAGCCTACAGGAGCTCCAGCTCAACCCCAAGCACTGGTTCGCAGACAGGAAGAAGCTGTACCCGCTGCCGCCGTCGGCGTACCGCTTCTCGCCGACGCTCCGCGTGGCCAAATTCCACGGCTTTCACCTCCCGGACTTGACTGGGCAGCCGTCGCTGAAGTTCCCCGTGCCTGGAGCATCTGACCCTGGAGAGGGTCACCATCTCGGATCACGCTCTCCAGAGCATGCTCTCGGGCTGCGCTGCCTTGGAAAGCCTCGAGCTCAAGGAAAATTTGGGCATTGGTCGCCTCTGCATCAGCTCCCGAACTCTGAAGGGTCTGGGCTTCTGCGTTGA